In Colletotrichum higginsianum IMI 349063 chromosome 1, whole genome shotgun sequence, one genomic interval encodes:
- a CDS encoding Serine threonine-protein kinase psk1, whose amino-acid sequence MIAKATPALNTVRGFQQTPVTSGDEDEDDYGVCATPPLSSKKRGRHPARIDDVVSANCSPNMRGASSPAVSGIAKLRMQMEPLSLDASSRTSTLTLNGSNGHAALPKGLGISSAVMSRCGSQDGSQSEAGSERSESGSTSYEINLEHDYVDESVRERTGQIVPIEGNKDVQRKMTANDFEPLRCLGKGTYGTVLLVKQRNTGRLYAQKQFKKASLTVHKKLIEQTKTERQILESVNRHPFVVKLYYAFQDLEKLYLILEYGQGGELFTHLSTEKMFAEPVAAFYMGEMLLAISHLHSTLGVVYRDLKPENCLLDAEGHLLLTDFGLSKVAIDTSEDHCNSMLGTVEYMAPEVIQGQKYGKAVDWWSFGALGYDLMTGNPPFRGGNHAKIQQNIVKQKLVMPYFLSPDAKDLLTRLLRKDPKKRLGANMPKDLQTMKGHRFFNKINWKKLEAREVEPPIQPMITDPELAENFAPEFTDLSLSPVITSKDPWSAMSAKEDDPFGGFSFVASSSMLESHAFRFSTEV is encoded by the coding sequence ATGATTGCCAAGGCGACGCCCGCACTCAATACGGTGCGCGGCTTCCAACAGACCCCCGTCACCtccggcgacgaggacgaggacgactaCGGCGTATGCGCAACCCCGCCTCTCTCCTCCAAGAAGCGCGGTCGCCACCCCGCTCgcatcgacgacgttgtCAGCGCCAACTGCAGCCCGAACATGCGCGgggcctcctcccccgctGTCTCCGGCATCGCGAAGCTCCGCATGCAGATGGAGCCTCTCAGTCTGGACGCCTCCTCCCGAACGAGCACATTGACTCTCAACGGTAGCAATGGccacgccgccctccccaAGGGACTTGGCATCAGCAGCGCTGTTATGAGCCGCTGCGGCAGCCAGGACGGCAGCCAGAGCGAGGCCGGCAGCGAGCGCTCCGAAAGCGGCTCCACGAGCTATGAGATAAACCTGGAGCATGACTACGTCGACGAGAGCGTTCGAGAGCGGACTGGGCAGATCGTGCCCATCGAGGGCAACAAAGACGTGCAGCGCAAGATGACGGCCAACGACTTTGAGCCACTTCGCTGTCTGGGCAAGGGAACCTACGGTACCGTGCTGCTGGTCAAGCAGCGCAACACCGGCCGGCTCTACGCCCAGAAGCAGTTCAAAAAGGCCTCGTTGACCGTGCACAAGAAGCTCATCGAACAGACCAAGACAGAGCGTCAGATCCTCGAGTCGGTCAACCGACACCCCTTTGTCGTCAAGCTATACTATGCCTTCCAGGACCTTGAGAAGCTGTACCTGATTCTCGAGTATGGCCAGGGTGGCGAGCTCTTTACTCACCTGAGTACGGAGAAAATGTTTGCCGAGCCAGTCGCTGCCTTCTACATGGGAGAGATGCTTTTGGCCATCTCCCATTTGCACAGCACCTTGGGTGTTGTGTACCGTGACCTGAAGCCCGAGAACTGCTTGTTGGACGCCGAGGGTCATCTACTGCTCACCGACTTTGGTCTTTCCAAGGTTGCTATCGATACCTCCGAGGACCACTGCAACTCGATGCTCGGGACGGTCGAGTACATGGCTCCTGAGGTCATCCAGGGTCAGAAGTATGGAAAGGCGGTCGACTGGTGGTCCTTTGGCGCCCTTGGCTACGACTTGATGACGGGCAACCCGCCCTTCCGTGGGGGTAACCACGCCAAGATTCAGCAAAACATCGTCAAACAGAAGCTCGTCATGCCCTACTTCCTGAGCCCCGACGCCAAGGACCTCCTGACGCGCCTGCTCAGGAAGGATCCCAAGAAGCGACTGGGTGCTAATATGCCCAAAGACCTCCAGACGATGAAGGGCCACCGGTTTTTCAACAAGATCAACTGGAAGAAGTTGGAGGCCAGAGAGGTCGAGCCGCCCATCCAGCCCATGATCACGGAtcccgagctcgccgagaacTTTGCTCCCGAGTTCACCGACTTGTCCCTGAGCCCTGTCATCACGTCCAAGGACCCGTGGAGCGCCATGTCGGCCAAGGAGGACGACCCCTTTGGCGGCTTCAGTTTTGTCGCGTCGAGTAGCATGCTGGAGAGCCACGCGTTTCGATTCTCCACTGAAGTTTAG
- a CDS encoding Major facilitator superfamily transporter, producing the protein MVLEIHDSQESSSEKSTFATVETDETAILARYGVERRSDGLINWKRDCKTHPRNWSTRRKMFDTTVIVLFELYTTIISTTGAVAASESARDYWLSRQASLVGFTLMYQLGQAVGGFLIPPFSELFGRRLPYLTSCAAFCVFSLLTGVVCSPAAVYVGRFVAGLASAVPSVVIAGSVEDMFNTKRRVWIIVLWNAGTTVGLCLGPIYAAHISEAVGWRWIFHSAAVITAVLFICLFGIKESRPSILLGNIVGQMATETTIQELGWHNPDEAQDWRALVQISVIRPGRILVTEPLVIMVALISAFSWGMIYLFTESLTVVYISLGFTKTQASLPFLAIAVGVLFTFLPRLWDMRVLRDRQRKQLPIQPELNREDKIIGFGFAAPALAIGLAWFAWTIPPAVVSVHWMVPTAALVLVGFAVNETAHTLSGYLADSYLLYSASAFSGLAFVRAVVSGLMPIVTHEMYAGLDANVAGSVLAGLAAAFCVTPWLFFRVSKRLRQRSPFARFSLETHCRTNVEEN; encoded by the exons ATGGTTCTCGAGATACATGACTCTCAGGAGTCTTCCTCCGAGAAGAGTACCTTTGCCACCGTCGAGACGGATGAAACAGCAATCCTGGCGCGGTATGGCGTCGAGAGGCGGTCAGATGGACTGATCAACTGGAAACGCGACTGCAAGACACACCCGAGGAACTGGTCGACCAGGAGAAAGATGTTTGACACTACAGTCATCGTCCTGTTTGAGTTGTACAC GACCATCATCAGCACAACGGGA GCAGTGGCCGCATCAGAGTCAGCACGTGACTACTGGCTCAGTCGGCAAGCATCATTAGTTGGGTTCACACTCAT GTATCAACTAGGCCAAGCAGTAGGGGGCTTCCTGATCCCTCCCTTTTCTGAGTTGTTCGGTCGCCGCCTCCCGTACCTCACCTCCTGCGCCGCCTTCTGCGTCTTCAGCCTGCTCACCGGCGTCGTATGCTCCCCAGCAGCAGTCTACGTGGGGCGCTTCGTAGCAGGCCTTGCGTCCGCCGTGCCGTCAGTAGTCATCGCCGGCAGCGTGGAAGACATGTTCAACACGAAGCGACGGGTGTGGATCATCGTCCTCTGGAACGCGGGCACAACGGTCGGCCTATGCCTCGGCCCCATATACGCCGCCCACATCTCCGAGGCCGTAGGCTGGCGGTGGATCTTTCACAGCGCGGCGGTCATCACCGCGGTGCTGTTCATTTGCCTATTCGGAATCAAGGAGAGCAGACCGAGCATTCTATTAGGCAACATCGTTGGGCAGAtggcgacggagacgacaATACAGGAGCTGGGGTGGCACAATCCCGATGAGGCGCAAGACTGGCGGGCGCTGGTCCAGATCAGTGTCATTAGGCCCGGCAGGATCCTGGTCACGGAGCCGCTGGTCATCATGGTCGCGCTCATCTCGGCGTTTTCGTGGGGCATGATTTACCTATTCACCGAGTCGCTTACCGTTGTCTACATCTCTCTCGGATTCACAAAAACACAAGCCTCGCTGCCATTCCTGGCCATCGCCGTGGGCGTGCTCTTCACGTTCCTACCTCGTCTGTGGGATATGAGGGTACTACGGGATCGGCAACGCAAACAATTACCCATCCAACC CGAGCTCAACAGAGAAGACAAAAtcatcggcttcggcttcgccGCGCCGGCCCTGGCCATCGGCCTCGCCTGGTTCGCCTGGACGATCCCGCCGGCGGTGGTCAGCGTGCACTGGatggtgccgacggcggcgctcgTGCTCGTCGGCTTCGCTGTCAACGAGACAGCACACACGCTCAGCGGATACCTCGCCGACTCGTATCTGCTCtactcggcgtcggcgttctCAGGACTCGCGTTCGTGCGGGCCGTCGTGTCGGGGCTAATGCCGATTGTCACGCACGAGATGTATGCCGGGCTGGACGCCAATGTCGCGGGCTCGGTGCTCGCGGGGCTGGCGGCAGCGTTCTGTGTTACGCCGTGGCTGTTCTTCCGGGTTAGCAAGAGGCTAAGGCAGCGGAGCCCGTTTGCAAGGTTCAGTCTGGAGACGCATTGCAGGACAAACGTTGAGGAGAACTAG
- a CDS encoding Beta-eliminating lyase has translation MPNTEHNPVLWGSPQGTGSAFDFRSDVITTPSQGMLLAIARTTLHDDVYGEDLTTRTFEEEMAKICGHESAAFVLSGTMANQLALRSLLHQPPHAILADASAHIIQWEAGGIAHLSGAVTQGIRPQNRLYITLDDVKKHAVITDDVHKCPTRVISIENTCSGVVVPLEELQRIKEWASAHGIAVHVDGARLWEAVSVGTGGLNDFGRCCDVLTLDFSKNLGAPMGAMVLGPSELVGRLRRLRKSIGGGMRQAGVLVAAARQAVVENFGLGPRDCRGVLETSRTMAEEVGRMWVMRGGTVLKPIETNMVWLDLGRCGIQTSQWNEIGRQHGIKLDGKRVVLHHQISDLAMKRLGAVMDEVLGRVGHPLVSGAVPKARL, from the exons ATGCCTAACACTGAGCATAACCCTGTGCTCTGGGGATCCCCTCAAGGGACTGGTTCGGCTTTTGACTTCAGAA GTGATGTGATAACAACTCCCTCCCAAGGCATGTTGCTTGCGATCGCTCGAACCACGCTTCACGATGACGTGTACGGCGAGGACTTGACGACGCGAACCTTTGAAGAGGAGATGGCAAAGATATGCGGGCACGAAAGCGCAGCGTTCGTCCTCTCGGGAACGATGGCCAACCAGCTTGCACTTcgctccctcctccaccaaCCTCCCCACGCCATTCTCGCTGATGCCAGTGCCCACATCATCCAGTGGGAAGCGGGAGGGATCGCACACCTGTCCGGGGCCGTGACCCAGGGGATCCGTCCACAGAACAGGCTCTACATCACCCTCGACGATGTTAAAAAACACGCTGTCATCACAGATGATGTACACAAGTGTCCGACACGGGTGATTAGCATAGAGAACACTTGTTCAGGGGTGGTAGTGCCTCTGGAGGAGCTGCAAAGAATCAAGGAGTGGGCGTCAGCGCACGGCATCGCCGTTCATGTGGACGGGGCACGGTTGTGGGAGGCCGTCTCGGTGGGAACAGGCGGCTTGAATGACTTTGGCAGGTGCTGTGATGTGTTAACACTGGACTTCAGTAAAAATCTAGGCGCACCTATGGGTGCCATGGTTCTCGGCCCCTCTGAGCTGGTCGGTCGATTGCGACGGCTGCGTAAGAGCATCGGCGGCGGTATGAGAcaggccggcgtcctcgtTGCCGCAGCACGACAGGCCGTTGTCGAGAACTTTGGACTTGGGCCTCGAGATTGTCGAGGGGTGCTCGAGACCAGTCGGACCATGGCAGAAGAGGTTGGACGGATGTGGGTGATGAGAGGAGGAACAGTGCTAAAGCCTATCGAGACCAATATGGTGTGGCTGGACCTCGGAAGATGCGGTATTCAAACAAGCCAGTGGAATGAGATCGGGAGACAGCACGGTATCAAGCTTGATGGGAAGAGAGTCGTGCTGCATCATCAGATCAGCGACTTGGCAATGAAGCGCTTAGGCGCAGTGATGGACGAGGTGCTAGGTCGCGTTGGACACCCATTAGTGTCGGGTGCCGTGCCGAAAGCTCGACTGTGA
- a CDS encoding WD repeat domain-containing protein yields the protein MMHPSRQAYVEEAMDEDRGIALEDIPTDHDYEIPSAFSGAAPEKASAVLAQMERKKLAASIAVPTDDNRVRAKLREMGEPITFFGEGKPERRDRLRNLLAIQHEMAGLESGDIEMEDADEDGEEQDEEFYTPGGQALLQARIDITKYSLPRAKRRIQFQKAEASIPLRTHVKFRKQIKDKLEAFELQGSQTAGDRHISMTRLSPNGEIVAVGNWGGGLKLIEVPSLEAKLNLRGHTQKISGITWRPGSTLTESNVSPDAVNLASGGAEGSVHLWSLNQDTPLSTLTGHGGRVSRVEFHPSGRYIASASDDTTWRLWDVETTAELLLQEGHSRGVYSVSFNADGSLLASAGLDSIGRIWDLRSGRTVMILDEHIQPIYALDWGSEGHRVLSGSADGWIKCWDIRKVQRTANLGAHAKAVSDIRWFRGLDDPIDGNPPGTDEKGAQQPKKAGTFFVSSGFDAKIKIFSADNWGVIQTLSGHSGPVASVDVSRDGKWIVSGGHDRTVKLWGRNDGEGL from the coding sequence ATGATGCACCCGTCGCGGCAAGCCTATGTTGAGGAGGCGATGGACGAGGATCGAGGCATTGCGCTGGAGGATATTCCCACGGATCATGACTACGAGATCCCTTCCGCATTCTCTGGCGCCGCGCCCGAAAAAGCCTCCGCCGTCCTGGCGCAGATGGAGAGAAAGAAGTTGGCAGCAAGCATTGCCGTGCCTACAGACGACAACCGAGTGCGCGCGAAGCTCAGAGAGATGGGCGAGCCCATCACATTCTTCGGCGAAGGCAAGCCAGAACGCAGAGACCGTCTTCGCAACCTTCTTGCCATTCAACACGAGATGGCCGGTCTCGAAAGCGGCGACATAGAAATGGAAGACGCAGACGAGGACGGAGAAGAGCAGGACGAGGAATTTTACACACCGGGCGGCCAGGCACTGCTGCAGGCGCGCATCGACATCACGAAATATTCACTCCCGAGAGCAAAACGGCGGATCCAGTTCCAGAAGGCCGAAGCCTCGATTCCTTTGCGCACACACGTCAAGTTCCGGAAACAGATCAAGGACAAGCTGGAAGCCTTTGAGCTTCAAGGTAGTCAGACAGCCGGCGATAGGCACATCAGCATGACGAGACTGTCGCCGAACGGAGAGATCGTTGCGGTGGGCAACTGGGGTGGAGGCCTAAAGCTTATTGAGGTTCCCAGTTTGGAGGCAAAGTTGAACCTCAGGGGACACACCCAGAAAATCAGCGGTATTACATGGCGTCCTGGTTCTACGCTGACCGAAAGCAACGTGTCTCCGGACGCAGTGAACCTTGCATctggaggagctgaaggCTCGGTGCACCTGTGGTCGTTGAATCAGGATACTCCCCTTTCAACCCTCACTGGCCATGGCGGCAGAGTGTCCCGCGTTGAGTTTCATCCTTCCGGCCGTTATATTGCGTCGGCTTCAGATGATACCACATGGAGGCTCTGGGATGTCGAGACGACTGCTGAGCTGCTGCTTCAGGAAGGTCACTCCAGAGGCGTTTACTCTGTCAGTTTCAACGCCGATGGGTCCTTGTTGGCAAGCGCTGGTCTCGACAGCATTGGCCGTATTTGGGATCTGCGATCCGGACGAACTGTGATGATCCTTGATGAGCATATCCAACCTATTTACGCGCTCGACTGGGGTTCCGAGGGCCACAGGGTACTGTCAGGATCGGCAGACGGCTGGATCAAGTGTTGGGACATTCGCAAGGTCCAGAGAACAGCAAACTTGGGAGCGCACGCGAAAGCTGTTTCCGACATACGGTGGTTCAGGGGATTGGACGACCCCATCGATGGGAACCCCCCTGGGACAGATGAGAAAGGCGCGCAACAACCCAAGAAGGCCGGTACATTCTTTGTGTCCAGCGGCTTTGACGCCAAGATCAAGATCTTCTCGGCCGACAATTGGGGCGTCATTCAGACGCTGAGCGGACATTCTGGGCCTGTTGCCAGTGTCGATGTGAGTAGAGACGGAAAATGGATCGTGAGTGGAGGACACGATCGGACGGTTAAGCTTTGGGGCCGCAACGACGGTGAGGGTCTTTGA
- a CDS encoding Cyclin-K → MASIDRYRPTREAYQPPTLPPGGPPRPDRLSRSPARRLDVPPAVPSPPTHSSRTSPPRPASQRDTRSPQRSRAQTPAPPPNQWYFTPDETLSTPSILDGISPAEERLRRAKGVNFIYQAGVLLDLPQITLWVAGVFFHRFYMRYSMVEEKGGIHHYVRLRSFLFPSLAMMLAVSDWYQARPTLPRSKRGAEKAQAEPLLTESTEQNIAATALFLANKTEENCRKTKEIIITVAKVAQKNPKLMIDEMSKEYWRWRDSILMYEELMLEYLTFDLVVENPYQRLFELLGQLDIVHNKHLRQSAWAFCSDACLTSIPLLLEARDVAITAIFFASVHTDQKIEDVNGEPWWKALKGNEEKCTKSIDLMRQFYTENPLRKQNPSLPSPAFDLANTRQHRDPTSQDALSSTAGTPFELDRGTQSPRAKANGRDDITNTESGSQATLKEPERPNGNGVASPGKRKEVDSDSEGREQKRARLSDEDEGEVLD, encoded by the coding sequence ATGGCTAGTATCGATCGCTACCGGCCGACTAGGGAGGCCTACCAGCCTCCTACTCTGCCACCGGGCGGGCCGCCACGACCAGATCGGCTTTCACGATCCCCTGCGCGTCGTCTTGACGTTCCGCCAGCTGTtccatcaccgccgacgCACTCATCCCGGACGTCGCCACCGCGACCTGCTTCCCAACGCGACACGCGCTCGCCCCAGCGCTCGAGGGCGCAAACACCAGCTCCCCCGCCTAATCAGTGGTACTTTACCCCCGACGAGACGTTGAGCACACCGAGTATCCTTGACGGCATCTCTCCAGCGGAAGAACGACTGCGGCGAGCAAAGGGTGTCAATTTTATATACCAAGCAGGTGTCTTACTCGATCTGCCCCAGATAACCCTTTGGGTCGCAGGCGTCTTCTTCCACCGATTCTATATGCGATACAGCATGGTCGAAGAGAAGGGCGGCATTCACCATTATGTGAGACTAAGATCCTTTCTTTTCCCGTCTCTCGCGATGATGTTGGCCGTCTCTGATTGGTATCAGGCGCGTCCCACGCTTCCTAGGTCGAAGCGAGGCGCCGAGAAAGCTCAAGCTGAACCTTTGCTGACGGAGTCGACTGAACAGAATATTGCGGCTACAGCGCTCTTTCTTGCGAATAAGACTGAGGAGAACTGCCGGAAGACGAAAGAAATCATCATCACCGTTGCAAAAGTCGCCCAGAAAAACCCCAAGCTCATGATTGACGAGATGAGCAAGGAGTACTGGCGTTGGAGGGATAGCATCCTCATGTACGAGGAACTCATGCTGGAGTACTTGACATTCGATCTCGTGGTTGAGAACCCGTACCAACGCCTTTTCGAACTTCTCGGTCAGCTTGACATCGTCCATAACAAGCATCTCCGGCAGTCGGCCTGGGCATTCTGCAGCGACGCTTGTCTCACATCAATCCCCCTGCTACTCGAGGCTCGCGATGTTgccatcaccgccatctTTTTCGCCAGCGTGCACACCGACCAGAAAATCGAAGACGTCAATGGCGAGCCGTGGTGGAAGGCATTGAAAGGAAACGAAGAGAAGTGCACAAAATCCATCGATCTCATGCGACAGTTCTACACCGAGAACCCGCTCCGCAAACAGAACCCGTCCTTGCCATCGCCGGCTTTCGACTTGGCCAATACGAGACAGCACCGGGATCCGACGAGCCAAGACGCTCTATCGTCTACGGCAGGCACGCCGTTCGAGTTAGACAGGGGAACTCAGAGCCCAAGAGCTAAGGCTAACGGCCGTGACGACATCACTAATACCGAATCGGGGTCCCAGGCCACACTCAAGGAGCCGGAAAGGCCGAATGGTAACGGTGTTGCTTCTCCCGGAAAGCGGAAGGAAGTTGATTCGGACTCTGAGGGTAGGGAGCAGAAACGTGCAAGActctcggacgaggacgagggagaggTCTTGGACTAG
- a CDS encoding Dihydrouridine synthase translates to MAAELYNGTISDRTHPLKIFDAAKSQDRFLYVSAPMLAFRQTVHEYGTDICWTPMILSKEFNRNNFARDSGVFSISPSRPPPLAQPADQGTARSHDINTPLELARSSSLAAPYVNGVDLNCGCPQSWACAETLGAALMEKRELVRDMVVETRQRLASDGWHVGKERDVDSPKGRSISVKIRVHKDLRRTMDFIDTVVGNPQDRNIDFLTIHPRTRHTASSIPINTESLGILLEKYGDTLPILLSGDVFSMATLPLSTVSKGPAERTPEPTTIDGHNGYADFTPSGTELAGLMSARGILANPALYAGYESCPWEAVESFIRHVVRAPIPVKLVQHHLHEMCGPGMGPDKRALLNRQERAALLALDSMLDVIDFMDDAINRKTGRTDGLRREPVGSSTVPVP, encoded by the exons ATGGCGGCCGAACTATACAATGGCACCATTTCAGACAGAACACA CCCTCTGAAAATCTTCGATGCGGCCAAGAGCCAAGACAGATTTCTCTATGTCTCAGCCCCTATG CTTGCCTTCCGTCAAACCGTTCATGAGTACGGAACTGACATCTGCTGGACGCCAATGATCTTGTCCAAGGAGTTCAATCGCAACAACTTCGCCCGTGACAGCGGTGTGTTTTCCATTTCCCCATCacggccccctcccctcgcaCAACCCGCTGACCAAGGCACTGCAAGATCTCACGATATCAACAC CCCGCTCGAACTTGCCCGCTCGTCATCCCTGGCCGCCCCCTATGTCAACGGTGTCGACCTTAACTGCGGCTGCCCCCAATCCTGGGCCTGCGCCGAGACCCTTGGCGCCGCACTCATGGAGAAGCGTGAGCTCGTTCGCGACATGGTCGTCGAGACCCGCCAGCGCCTGGCTAGCGACGGCTGGCACGTCGGCAAGGAGCGCGACGTGGACAGTCCCAAGGGGAGGAGCATCAGTGTCAAGATCCGCGTCCATAAAGACTTGAG GAGAACGATGGACTTCATCGACACTGTCGTCGGCAACCCCCAAGACCGCAACATTGACTTCTTGACCATCCACCCCCGTACCCGTCACACGGCGTCCAGCATCCCCATCAACACCGAAtccctcggcatcctcctcgaAAAGTACGGTGACACCCTTCCGATCCTCCTCTCGGGCGACGTCTTCTCCATGGCGACCCTACCCCTATCGACCGTCTCCAAAGGACCCGCTGAACGAACCCCGGAGCCCACGACGATCGACGGCCACAACGGCTACGCCGACTTCACCCCCAGCGGCACCGAGCTCGCGGGCCTCATGTCTGCCCGCGGTATCCTCGCCAATCCGGCCCTCTACGCCGGCTACGAGTCTTGCCCCTGGGAGGCTGTCGAGTCCTTTATACGCCACGTCGTGCGCGCCCCTATCCCCGTCAAGCTGGTGCAGCACCACCTTCACGAGATGTGCGGGCCGGGCATGGGCCCGGACAAGCGCGCGCTGCTCAACAGACAAGAGAGGGCGGCGCTCCTCGCACTCGACAGTATGTTGGACGTCATAGATTTCATGGACGATGCAATCAACCGCAAGACGGGCAGGACAGATGGGCTCCGTCGCGAGCCCGTAGGTAGCTCAACAGTTCCCGTGCCGTGA
- a CDS encoding 5-azacytidine resistance protein azr1, with product MSSASVKKVSFHVAASFTAKDHPYDPSTHIFHFNPYNRIQQTRNKRSRPDSGHDAFFVSRAGDSGSVALGVADGVGGWVDSGVDPADFSHGFCDYMASTAYGHGSTKSDPTTNGTGDKEPLRAQGLMQKGYQAICEDSTVVAGGSTACVAVASPDGNLDVANLGDSGFIQLRLNAVHTYSEPQTHAFNTPYQLSIVPPSVAARMAAFGGANLCDFPRDADVTQHNLRHGDIVVFATDGVWDNLFNQDILRIVSRVMTSTGAWLMTKNGVRVVDNLRPFTKPSEDAAERPPSKFLTLQSVLAAEITAATKSASLNRKVDGPFAKGVQKYFPQENWHGGKIDDICTLVLIASEDNKAEPKSRL from the coding sequence aTGAGCTCCGCCTCGGTCAAAAAAGTCTCCTTCCACGTCGCAGCCTCCTTCACAGCCAAAGATCACCCCTACGACCCGTCAACCCACATCTTCCACTTCAACCCCTATAATCGCATCCAGCAGACTCGCAACAAGCGGTCCAGGCCAGATAGCGGCCACGATGCCTTCTTCGTCAGTAGGGCGGGCGACTCGGGCTCAGTAGCCCTCGGCGTTGCTGATGGCGTAGGTGGCTGGGTCGATTCTGGAGTTGATCCCGCGGACTTCTCGCATGGCTTCTGCGACTACATGGCTTCCACTGCCTACGGACACGGCTCGACCAAGAGCGATCCGACGACCAATGGCACGGGCGACAAGGAACCGTTACGAGCACAGGGTTTGATGCAGAAGGGATACCAGGCAATATGCGAAGACAGCACCGTCGTCGCAGGAGGAAGCACAGCCTGCGTCGCTGTGGCGTCCCCAGACGGCAATCTCGACGTTGCCAACCTAGGCGATTCCGGCTTCATCCAGCTCCGGTTGAACGCCGTTCACACATACTCCGAGCCCCAAACACACGCCTTCAATACCCCCTACCAGCTTTCCATCGTACCTCCCAGCGTAGCTGCTCGTATGGCGGCCTTTGGCGGCGCCAACCTCTGCGACTTCccccgcgacgccgacgtcacCCAGCACAACCTTCGCcacggcgacatcgtcgtcttcgccacCGACGGCGTCTGGGACAACCTATTCAACCAGGACATCCTTCGTATCGTGAGCCGCGTTATGACATCGACGGGCGCGTGGCTCATGACCAAGAATGGCGTTCGTGTCGTTGACAACCTCAGGCCCTTCACGAAACCTtccgaggacgccgccgagagacCACCCTCCAAGTTCCTGACGCTGCAGAGCGTGCTTGCGGCGGAGATCACTGCAGCCACCAAGTCGGCCAGCCTCAACcgcaaggtcgacggccCCTTCGCCAAGGGCGTGCAGAAATACTTCCCACAGGAGAACTGGCACGGCGGCAAGATCGACGACATCTGCACCCTTGTCCTCATCGCGTCCGAGGATAACAAGGCCGAGCCCAAGAGTCGCCTATGA
- a CDS encoding Extracellular matrix protein, whose translation MKSFTSVLVAGFAALAQAVQLTNSNYDVQAGEPFTFTWSDAQGPVTLTLKNGPSNNLNTVQVITSGQSGTSFTWTPPSTLATDQYAIEITDGTGTPNYSEQFTLTTDVTASASVSSALSTVSSTATSVVSVSTITSSVSSTSASSSAESSAISSAANSTSASTVATSTRASTRTSATGEATTTPTTVPTSDSVRIGSPIALIGLTVAAMLCFQ comes from the exons ATGAAGAGCTTCAcctccgtcctcgtcgctggctTCGCCGCTCTTGCCCAGGCTGTTCAGCTTACCAACAGCAACTACGACGTCCAGGCTGGCGAGCCTTTCACTTTCACCTGGTCTGATGCTCAGGGTCCTGTCACCCTCACCCTGAAGAACGGCCCCAGTAACAACCTTAACACCGTCCAGGTCATTACCT CTGGCCAGTCCGGTACCTCGTTCACCTGGACCCCTCCTTCCACCCTCGCCACCGACCAGTACGCCATTGAGATCAccgacggcaccggcacTCCCAACTACTCTGAGCAGTTCACACTGACCACCGACGTGACTGCCTcggcctccgtctcctctGCCCTCTCCACTGTCTCGTCCACCGCCACCAGCGTCGTCTCTGTTTCTACCATCACCTCCTCTGTCTCCTCTAcctctgcctcctcctccgctgAGAGCAGCGCTATCTCCTCAGCTGCTAactccacctcggcctccacCGTCGCTACCTCGACCCGTGCTAGCACCC GCACCAGCGCTACCGGCGAAGCCACCACTACCCCCACCACCGTCCCTACCAGTGACTCTGTTCGCATTGGGTCCCCCATTGCCCTTATTGGCCTCACTGTCGCGGCCATGCTTTGCTTCCAGTAA